The segment GCACACGTCTATGCGGGTATTCTTTTTGTGGCTTCTTTTATATGCCTTGCCATGCTATACGCCATTAACAGGAGGTGGAGCCTGTGATAAGAGCAAGGGTAAAAAAGTTCCTGCATGGCTTTGATGGAGATTTTTGGCTTGACGTAGAGCTTGAAGTAAAAGGCGCGGAATTTCTTGTTATTCTTGGACAGTCTGGTAGTGGAAAGACAACCCTTTTGAGATGTATAGCAGGGCTTGAAACACCAGAAGAGGGTTATATAGAAGTAGATGGAGAGGTTTGGTTTGACTCAAAGAGAAGGATAAACCTGCCACCTCAAAGGAGGAACGTGGGTTTTGTCTTTCAGGACTATGCCCTTTTTCCCAATATGACAGTGCTTGAAAATGTTATGTATGGGATGAGAAAAAAGGACAAAGACAGAGCCATAGAACTTCTCAGGATGGCTGGCTTGGAGGGTCTAAAGGACAAAAAACCTGACAAACTCTCGGGAGGGCAAAAACAAAGGGTAGCCCTTTTGAGAGCCCTTGCAAAAGAGCCAAAGGTTTTACTGCTTGATGAACCTCTTTCTGCCCTTGACCCAGACCTAAGGCTTGAACTTCAAAAAGAGCTAAGGAACTTCCAAAAAAATGCGTCAATACCCGCTTTAATGGTTAGCCATGACAAGGAAGAAACCCTAAGACTTGCGGACAGGGTAATAAGAATACACAAAGGAAAGATAGTGGAAGAGGGTGAGCCTCAAAGGATATTAGCGGATGCTCAGGCAATCCTTGTAAGCAAAAGAGAAAACCACAGAGAGGTCATACTTACCCTTAAACTTGAGGGTAAACTTGTGGAGATGAGAATAGACAAGGAAAGCCTTTAACAAAATCTTAACAAAAGGTCACTAAAATACTATAATATGGAGGGTCATGATGAAACTTTTTCAGGAGCTTGAGGAGACAAAGAACCTTGTTTTAAAGATGGCAGGTCTTGTCAAGGAGGCTGTGGACAAGGCAATAGAGTCTTTAAACAAGCAAAGCGTGGAGCTTGCGGAGGAGGTCATAAAGGGAGATGACCAGATTGACCAGATGGAGGTGGAGATAGAGAGAAGGTGTATAAGGATGATAGCCCTATATCAGCCAGAGGCGGTAGACTTAAGGCTTATAATGGGTATTTATAAGGTAGTCTCTGACCTTGAAAGGATTGGGGACGAGGCGGAAAACATAGCGGAAAGGTCTATACTTTTGGCACAAGAGCCACCATTAAAACCCTATGTAAACCTAACCCTTATGGCTGCAAATGTGAAAAGCATGATAGAGGATGCGGTGCTTTCCTTTTTCCAAAGGGATATAAGCCTTGCCAAAAAGGTCATAGAAAGGGACGATATGGTAGATGAGCTATACCATCAAGTGCAAAGAGAACTTATCACCTACATGCTTGAAGACCCAAGAAACATAAAGAGGTCTTTGCACCTTTCCTTTATAGCGAGGCACTTTGAAAGGATGGCGGACCACGCAGAAAACATAGCGGAGATGACCATATACTGGTCTGAGGGAGAAATGGTAAAACACCAGCACATTAAGGAGAAGGAAATGCATTGAAGCTTTACCTTGCCTTTTTCCTTTTTCTCTCTGTCTTTGTCCTCATAAACATAGCCTTTTTAGACAACCTTAGGCAAATATGGGGTATAAGCTATCCACTTGTCCTCTTGGTTATAAACCTTGACCTGCTTATCCTCTTTGTGGTCTTTGTTATATTTTTTAGAAAGTTTATAAAAACCTACCTTACTGGCAGGAGTGGTCCATTAAGGCGTAAGCTCTCCACAAGCCTTTTGCTCTACATTATAGCGCCTCTTATATTCCTTAACATAGCAACCGCCATAATACTTTTGCAATCTACCAAGTCCTTTGTGAGCGGACAGTTAAAGGAGGTGGCAAGAAGGTCAGAAGATTTAAAACTTCTTATAGAGGAAGGGGAGAAGAAAAAAATAGAGGACTATAGGAAAATTGCAGAGCTTTTAAAGGAAAAGGGTGTGGAACCTCAGGTGCTTGAAGCCTTGGAGGGTGTTAGGGTTATCAAAAATCCAAACTGCGAGGAAAGCCTTGAGGAAGAAATGGCTGTGTTGTGTATTGATGGCTACAGTGTAGTTATAAGAAGAGGCTCAGAAGTTAACTCCTTAGTCAATTACATATACCAGACTGCGGGTGAGTTA is part of the Aquificaceae bacterium genome and harbors:
- a CDS encoding ABC transporter ATP-binding protein, with product MIRARVKKFLHGFDGDFWLDVELEVKGAEFLVILGQSGSGKTTLLRCIAGLETPEEGYIEVDGEVWFDSKRRINLPPQRRNVGFVFQDYALFPNMTVLENVMYGMRKKDKDRAIELLRMAGLEGLKDKKPDKLSGGQKQRVALLRALAKEPKVLLLDEPLSALDPDLRLELQKELRNFQKNASIPALMVSHDKEETLRLADRVIRIHKGKIVEEGEPQRILADAQAILVSKRENHREVILTLKLEGKLVEMRIDKESL
- the phoU gene encoding phosphate signaling complex protein PhoU, translated to MKLFQELEETKNLVLKMAGLVKEAVDKAIESLNKQSVELAEEVIKGDDQIDQMEVEIERRCIRMIALYQPEAVDLRLIMGIYKVVSDLERIGDEAENIAERSILLAQEPPLKPYVNLTLMAANVKSMIEDAVLSFFQRDISLAKKVIERDDMVDELYHQVQRELITYMLEDPRNIKRSLHLSFIARHFERMADHAENIAEMTIYWSEGEMVKHQHIKEKEMH